TCTATTACGTTTTCATCAAACGGAGCATCTACCTTATTCAATATTTTAGAAATCATTTTTCTTATACTCCTTTATTCCTCTTGTATCAATTTTATTAATCAAATCCTCAAGCTTTATCCCGTCAATAATTAGATTTTTTTCAATGTCATACAGAGGAATCAGTACAAATGCTCTCTCTCTCATCCTAGGATGAGGAATAGTCAATTTATCGTCCTCACAAATTATATCATCAAACAGAAGTATGTCAATATCTATAGTTCTAGGTCCCCAGTGTATCTTTCTCACTCTGTCAAGCTCTAGTTCTATAGTTTGGAGGCTTTCAAGCAGTTCATAAGGAGATAAGGATGTTTCTATGCTAATGCATAAATTTAAAAATGCTTCCTGATTTTCATATCCCCATGGCTCAGTTTCATATACTCTTGATTTATTTAAAATATTACAGCCTTGAATTTCTGCAATCTTATCTATAGCTTTGCTTAGATATTCTAATCTATCCCCCATATTACTCCCTAAAGAAAGAAACGCTTTTACCATATATCCTCCCTATTTCGGATTATGCTTATCCCCATATAATCAAATATTCCCCTTACAGGT
The sequence above is a segment of the Acetoanaerobium noterae genome. Coding sequences within it:
- the folK gene encoding 2-amino-4-hydroxy-6-hydroxymethyldihydropteridine diphosphokinase; its protein translation is MVKAFLSLGSNMGDRLEYLSKAIDKIAEIQGCNILNKSRVYETEPWGYENQEAFLNLCISIETSLSPYELLESLQTIELELDRVRKIHWGPRTIDIDILLFDDIICEDDKLTIPHPRMRERAFVLIPLYDIEKNLIIDGIKLEDLINKIDTRGIKEYKKNDF